One region of Eupeodes corollae chromosome 1, idEupCoro1.1, whole genome shotgun sequence genomic DNA includes:
- the LOC129943266 gene encoding uncharacterized protein LOC129943266, which produces MLHLYSCNKQFFQEYYMHKRGHGLNPTGKLHDKAVNARIKLKSFKRKLVSENKDHDTTEIDPELNEADIPYNSEIEETIAWLKHNNEPWSEVQKRWKKVARQRHRDIQNNSLNIFSEWPLFKHSLGHTLVEIDYEILKPNNRSQLFQLWPSFTARIVPLLQQKLKDKASLAFLKNFENIDANSRDFFILSSIHVLLKPPIISVGKNESKKSKWKPSIKDAQDSCFLYCSSILDYTVKVENLRQKYHTKGLTLQPIIIVIGKEKTELEYFYSYYDDVLYKFSTLLKCLDSTFKLFHVLNFNYPKEGKQLYLFLESFFYNFACQPNANINSLTCSLRQ; this is translated from the exons atgCTCCATTTATATAGCtgtaataaacaattttttcaggaATACTATATGCACAAAAGAGGTCACGGCCTTAATCCCACCGGTAAACTTCATGATAAGGCAGTTAACGCTAGAATCAAACTGAAAAGTTTCAAAAGGAAACTCGTGAGTGAGAACAAGGATCATG acACAACAGAAATTGATCCCGAGTTAAATGAAGCGGATATTCCCTATAACTCTGAAATTGAAGAAACTATTGCTTGGCTCAAACACAACAATGAACCATGGTCGGAAGTTCAAAAAAGATGGAAGAAAGTAGCGAGGCAAAGACATCgagatattcaaaataattcctTAAATATCTTCTCAGAGTGGCCACTCTTCAAACATTCTCTTGGACATACACTT GTTGAAATTGACTATGAAATTTTGAAACCCAACAATCGATCGCAACTATTTCAGCTCTGGCCTTCATTTACTGCAAGGATTGTTCCACttttacaacaaaaactaaAGGATAAAGCATCGTTggcatttttaaagaattttgaaaatattgatgcaa ATTCTCGTGATTTTTTTATTCTCTCTTCAATCCATGTCCTTTTAAAACCACCAATAATATCTGTTGGAAAAAATGAATCAAAGAAATCAAAATGGAAACCATCAATTAAGGATGCCCAGGACTCCTGTTTTTTATATTGCTCTTCGATTCTTGATTATACGGTCAAAGTAGAAAATTTACGCCAAAAATACCACACGAAGGGACTAACATTGCAACCGATCATTATAGTAATAGGTAAAGAAAAAACagaacttgaatatttttacAGTTACTATGATGACGTTTTGTACAAATTTTCTACATTGCTTAAATGCTTAGATTcaacatttaaactttttcatgtattaaattttaattatccGAAAGAGGGTAAgcaattgtatttatttcttgaaagctttttttacaattttgcttGCCAACCAAATGCTAATATAAATAGCCTTACATGTAGTTTGCGTcagtaa